One part of the Candidatus Eisenbacteria bacterium genome encodes these proteins:
- a CDS encoding M20/M25/M40 family metallo-hydrolase — translation MRSFSLALSLALLLSSAARATDRLWIAPLEPGRTIENAWDAGASLLDRFPDAVLAGDESSARALHRAGFAVQGPIRLPTFGSTYLVRSKGDAPVDAGLARVLGERRPAVHILWTDGTNAIVWSREELPDTDGVTTGRPLRERPLREPIARGVLPHRKTIATEFPPVVDQMVDRVDSASYMQWIGNLAGSNEIVVSGHPFTIETRYTPSAQCDTAERYVYEQFLEMGFADVAFDPFTFSGTNARNVIATLPGTETPERIYIIGGHLDATSRNPSVSAPGANDNASGTAAVLLAAEILKDYSFRSTIRFIAFTGEEQGLHGSTHYAQEAAAQGDSILGVVICDMVAWYQNAYKLIIEGENEWDWLMQIMREACVQYTGLSTRLDYYSWGSDHVPFQNEGFPAFLAIEKEWDLYPCYHRSCDTTEMNKANFGVDVTRACIATIAYLAGPVVPTAVAGGESAPLLALHRNRPNPFNPSTTIRFTLPGNTSARLSVHDAVGRIVRVLESRVLGAGDHERVWDGTNDAGLPASSGVYFYRLETNDGTRAGKMLLAR, via the coding sequence ATGCGAAGCTTTTCCTTGGCGCTCTCTCTCGCTCTTCTTCTCTCGTCGGCCGCGCGGGCGACCGATCGACTCTGGATCGCCCCGCTCGAACCGGGCCGCACGATCGAGAACGCGTGGGACGCGGGCGCCTCCCTCCTCGACCGCTTCCCCGACGCCGTCCTCGCGGGCGACGAGAGCTCGGCGCGCGCGCTTCATCGCGCCGGGTTCGCCGTGCAGGGTCCGATCCGTCTCCCCACGTTCGGATCGACTTATCTCGTCCGATCGAAAGGAGACGCGCCGGTCGACGCCGGGCTCGCGCGCGTTCTCGGAGAGCGGCGACCCGCCGTGCACATCCTCTGGACGGACGGAACGAACGCGATCGTCTGGTCGCGGGAAGAACTTCCCGATACCGACGGTGTCACTACCGGAAGACCGCTTCGCGAGCGTCCTCTCCGAGAGCCGATCGCGCGCGGAGTCCTTCCCCATAGAAAGACGATCGCGACCGAGTTCCCGCCGGTCGTCGATCAGATGGTCGATCGCGTCGATTCCGCTTCCTACATGCAGTGGATCGGGAACCTCGCCGGCTCGAACGAGATCGTCGTCTCCGGCCATCCCTTCACGATCGAGACGCGCTACACGCCGAGCGCGCAATGCGACACGGCCGAACGATACGTGTATGAACAATTTCTCGAGATGGGATTCGCCGACGTCGCGTTCGATCCGTTCACGTTTTCCGGAACGAACGCGCGGAACGTGATCGCGACCCTCCCCGGGACGGAAACACCCGAGCGGATCTACATCATCGGCGGGCATCTCGACGCGACCTCGCGGAACCCGAGCGTTTCGGCGCCGGGGGCGAACGACAACGCGAGCGGGACGGCGGCGGTCCTCCTCGCCGCGGAGATTCTCAAGGACTACTCGTTCCGCTCGACGATCCGCTTCATCGCGTTCACCGGCGAGGAGCAAGGTCTCCACGGATCGACGCATTACGCCCAGGAGGCAGCGGCGCAAGGGGACTCGATCCTCGGCGTCGTGATCTGCGACATGGTCGCCTGGTACCAGAACGCCTATAAGCTGATCATCGAAGGGGAGAACGAGTGGGATTGGCTCATGCAGATCATGCGCGAGGCGTGCGTCCAATACACCGGCCTTTCCACGCGCCTCGATTACTACAGCTGGGGATCGGATCACGTCCCGTTCCAGAACGAGGGATTCCCGGCGTTCCTCGCGATCGAGAAGGAATGGGATCTCTACCCCTGTTATCACAGAAGCTGCGACACGACCGAGATGAACAAGGCGAACTTCGGCGTCGATGTGACGCGCGCCTGCATTGCGACGATCGCGTATCTCGCGGGGCCGGTCGTCCCGACCGCGGTCGCCGGCGGAGAGAGCGCGCCGCTCCTCGCGCTTCACCGGAACCGCCCGAACCCATTCAACCCTTCCACGACCATTCGCTTCACGCTCCCCGGAAACACGAGCGCGAGGCTCTCCGTTCACGACGCGGTCGGGAGGATCGTGCGCGTCCTCGAGAGCCGCGTGCTGGGCGCGGGCGACCACGAGCGCGTGTGGGACGGGACGAACGACGCCGGGCTTCCGGCCAGCTCCGGGGTGTATTTCTACCGGCTCGAGACGAACGACGGCACGCGCGCGGGAAAGATGCTCCTCGCGCGATAG
- a CDS encoding PD40 domain-containing protein, producing the protein MKRMTSAAATLAALLLLAAPAHGEEIRFALYPRISPDGTKIAFSYDGDIWTVPSAGGEATRITDHVAYEGWPVWSPDGERIAFASNRFGNMDVFTADARGGEPARVTFHTGTDIPCDWTPDGGAILFQSRREGAEDLFLASLGGGTPIRVSGVWLEREAFADLSNDGKKVVYCDNRCTTGWSRRFFNSTDAANILISDFSTSGIRPAALTDDTFHDLWPRFSPDDREIYFASGRNGALNVFRMPAEGGEAAQLTSLEKDVQWLSLAERGGLLAFSSGFDLYTLPLEGGTPRKVDVRLRAEFKTNPAEEKTFTGEISEFRVSPDGKKAAFAVHGEIFVARAEKGGRARRVTNTPWRESDIAWLPDSRRIVYVSDRNGALDLFIADTKTGEEKPLSIGPDHDSKPAVSPDGEWIAFYRGNREIRRIKPAGGESERIVSGRFLDLRLNATSEFSWAPDSRWIAYTAYAPDYHTDIRVRNLEDGADSLVSALAAHNHRPVWSPDGEYLYFTSFFRENADTYRVRLQPKKPRFEEDRLDSLYEEKSEAEEEKDEKKNDKEKEKPKPVVIDFENISLRQEAFPDLASEESEPVFAEKGKTVVFAANVMGEGRFDLWSFPADEEAEEKKLAQLTTSEKAKSRLQAVEDAVWYLEGGKVKWHDLAKGKGGAPSFEAEMRIDVEADRRQMFQEAWALLADQFYDPEFHGADWGRVREEYGAVVPHARNTEDFHTLVSMMLGELNASHLDISVRGDEGSPPETGYLGIELDHPLLAEGRFRVRSVLPESPASLRESRIEPGEYLLSVDGAALGQGTNLHEMLHGKVGRRVEIEVAPGLDGKEKRAVRIRPIGRAAHVDLQYGEWERERRRLVDEWSGGRLAYLHVRSMGSADLVRFRRDLVSIAEKKEGAVIDVRYNGGGWISVHLLSILSGETWLLRGFRGEPLTSETKMRSYGYDKPTALLINNRSYSNAEIFAEGWRKLGLGPIVGIPTAGAVIGTDSWTLIDGSFFRKPSWGAYTLEGENLENNGRRPDHHVPNTYNDWMDGRDPQLRKAVDLLLEGLGPKK; encoded by the coding sequence ATGAAGAGGATGACTTCCGCCGCCGCGACTCTCGCAGCGCTCCTCCTCCTTGCCGCCCCCGCGCACGGCGAGGAGATCCGCTTCGCGCTCTACCCGAGGATCTCTCCGGACGGGACGAAGATCGCCTTCTCCTACGACGGGGACATCTGGACCGTCCCTTCCGCCGGAGGGGAAGCGACGCGCATCACCGATCACGTTGCCTACGAAGGGTGGCCGGTCTGGTCGCCCGACGGAGAGCGGATCGCTTTCGCGTCGAACCGTTTCGGGAACATGGATGTCTTCACGGCGGACGCGCGAGGCGGGGAGCCGGCGCGCGTGACGTTTCACACGGGGACGGACATCCCCTGCGATTGGACGCCGGACGGAGGCGCGATCCTCTTCCAGTCGAGGCGCGAGGGTGCGGAGGATCTCTTTCTCGCGTCTCTCGGCGGCGGAACCCCGATCCGCGTGAGCGGGGTCTGGCTCGAACGCGAGGCGTTCGCCGATCTCTCGAACGACGGGAAGAAGGTCGTCTATTGCGACAACCGGTGCACGACCGGTTGGTCGCGGCGCTTCTTCAACTCGACCGACGCGGCGAACATCCTGATCTCCGACTTCTCGACGAGCGGAATCCGTCCGGCCGCGCTCACGGACGACACCTTCCACGATCTCTGGCCGCGCTTCTCGCCGGACGATCGGGAGATCTACTTCGCTTCCGGGCGGAACGGGGCGCTCAACGTTTTTCGAATGCCGGCGGAGGGGGGCGAGGCGGCGCAGCTCACGTCCCTCGAGAAGGACGTGCAGTGGCTCTCCCTCGCGGAGCGGGGCGGGCTTCTCGCCTTCTCGTCCGGCTTCGATCTCTACACGCTTCCTCTCGAAGGGGGGACCCCCCGCAAGGTCGATGTCCGTCTCCGGGCCGAGTTCAAGACGAACCCGGCCGAGGAGAAAACATTTACGGGCGAAATATCCGAGTTCCGAGTTTCGCCGGACGGGAAGAAGGCGGCCTTCGCCGTTCACGGCGAGATCTTCGTCGCGCGGGCGGAGAAGGGCGGGCGCGCGCGCCGCGTCACGAACACCCCTTGGCGCGAATCGGACATCGCCTGGCTCCCCGACTCGCGGCGGATCGTCTACGTCTCCGACCGGAACGGCGCGCTCGATCTCTTCATCGCCGACACGAAGACGGGAGAGGAGAAGCCGCTCTCGATCGGGCCGGACCACGATTCGAAGCCGGCCGTCTCGCCCGACGGGGAGTGGATCGCGTTCTATCGGGGGAACCGAGAGATCCGGCGGATCAAGCCGGCGGGGGGCGAATCGGAACGGATCGTGTCGGGGCGCTTTCTCGATCTTCGTTTGAACGCCACGTCCGAGTTCTCCTGGGCGCCCGACTCGCGTTGGATCGCCTACACGGCGTACGCGCCCGACTATCACACGGACATCCGCGTGCGGAATCTCGAGGACGGCGCCGATTCGCTGGTGAGCGCTCTCGCCGCGCACAACCACAGGCCGGTCTGGTCGCCGGACGGCGAGTATCTCTACTTCACCTCCTTCTTCCGCGAGAACGCCGATACGTACCGGGTGCGGCTCCAGCCGAAGAAGCCGCGCTTCGAGGAGGACCGTCTGGACAGCCTCTACGAGGAGAAATCCGAAGCGGAGGAGGAGAAGGACGAGAAGAAGAATGACAAAGAGAAAGAGAAGCCGAAGCCGGTCGTGATCGACTTCGAGAACATCTCGCTTCGCCAGGAGGCGTTCCCCGATCTCGCGAGCGAGGAATCCGAGCCGGTCTTCGCGGAGAAGGGGAAGACGGTCGTGTTCGCGGCGAACGTGATGGGCGAGGGGAGATTCGATCTCTGGTCCTTCCCGGCGGATGAGGAAGCCGAGGAGAAGAAGCTCGCGCAGCTCACGACGTCCGAGAAGGCGAAGAGCCGCCTCCAGGCGGTCGAGGACGCGGTCTGGTATCTCGAGGGCGGCAAGGTGAAGTGGCACGATCTCGCCAAGGGGAAGGGGGGAGCGCCGTCGTTCGAGGCGGAGATGCGGATCGATGTCGAGGCGGATCGCCGGCAGATGTTCCAAGAGGCGTGGGCGCTTCTCGCGGACCAGTTCTACGATCCGGAGTTCCACGGCGCCGATTGGGGGCGAGTGCGGGAGGAGTACGGGGCGGTCGTTCCTCACGCGCGGAACACCGAGGATTTCCACACGCTCGTCTCGATGATGCTCGGCGAGTTGAATGCTTCACACCTTGATATTTCGGTGCGAGGGGACGAGGGGAGCCCGCCGGAGACCGGCTACCTCGGGATCGAGCTCGATCACCCGCTTCTCGCGGAGGGGAGGTTCCGGGTTCGGTCGGTCCTTCCGGAGAGCCCCGCATCGCTCCGGGAATCGCGGATCGAGCCGGGCGAATACCTTCTTTCGGTGGACGGCGCGGCGCTCGGCCAAGGGACGAACCTTCACGAGATGCTCCACGGAAAAGTCGGCCGGCGGGTCGAGATCGAGGTTGCCCCGGGTCTCGACGGGAAGGAAAAGAGAGCGGTCCGCATCCGCCCGATCGGTCGGGCCGCGCACGTCGATCTCCAGTACGGCGAGTGGGAACGGGAAAGGCGCCGCTTGGTGGACGAATGGAGCGGCGGGAGGCTCGCCTATCTGCATGTCCGCAGCATGGGGAGCGCGGATCTCGTCCGCTTCCGGCGCGATCTCGTCTCGATCGCCGAGAAGAAGGAGGGGGCGGTGATCGATGTCCGCTACAACGGCGGGGGATGGATATCCGTCCATCTGCTTTCGATCTTGAGCGGGGAGACGTGGCTGCTCCGCGGCTTCCGCGGGGAGCCGCTCACCTCCGAGACGAAGATGCGCTCCTACGGATACGACAAGCCGACCGCTTTGCTCATCAACAATCGCTCGTATTCGAACGCGGAGATCTTCGCCGAGGGGTGGCGGAAGCTCGGGCTCGGCCCGATCGTGGGGATTCCGACCGCGGGAGCGGTGATCGGGACGGACAGTTGGACGTTGATCGACGGTTCCTTCTTTCGAAAGCCCTCGTGGGGCGCGTACACGCTGGAGGGGGAGAACCTCGAGAACAACGGCCGGAGGCCGGATCATCACGTGCCGAACACGTACAACGACTGGATGGATGGGCGCGACCCGCAGCTCCGGAAGGCGGTCGATCTCCTGCTCGAGGGGCTGGGTCCGAAGAAGTAG